From Micromonas commoda chromosome 3, complete sequence, a single genomic window includes:
- a CDS encoding predicted protein, protein MRPILLKGHERCYNKEGDLLFTCAKDHHPTLWYSDDGERVGTYIGHNGAVWTCDVTEDSKTLVTGSADTTCKMWDTETGTCYFTHQFEQPVRAVALSKGDQHMVISSDPFMGVPAALHIVDVAANREEQTNEIKISMSGPEGRINRALWGPLNRTILTGGEDGVIRLWDVETGKIVHEANDHKKQIQHLSLSVDKTHFISASLDKTAKLFDSETLECLKTYAADRPVNAAILSPILDHIILGGGQDAMAVTTTHSKAGKFDSKIFYKIYEEEIGGIRGHFGPINALAWHPDGRSFTSGGEDGYVRIHHFDNDYFRIK, encoded by the exons ATGCGTCCCATCCTGCTCAAGGGCCATGAGAGGTGC TACAACAAGGAGGGCGACCTCCTGTTCACGTGCGCCAAGGATCACCACCCCACGCTGTGGtactccgacgacggcgagcgcgttggcACGTACATCGGCCACAACGGCGCCGTGTGGACGTGCGACGTGACCGAGGACTCCAAGACCCTCGTCACCGGTTCCGCGGACACCACGTGCAAGATGTGGGACACCGAGACCGGGACGTGCTACTTCACCCACCAGTTCGAGCAgcccgtccgcgcggtggcgctctcCAAGGGCGACCAGCACATGGTGATATCGTCCGATCCCTTCATGGGCGTCCCGGCCGCGCTTCAcatcgtggacgtcgcggcgaacagGGAGGAGCAGACGAACGAGATCAAGATTTCGATGTCCGGGCCGGAGGGGAGGATCAACAGGGCGCTGTGGGGCCCGCTGAACCGCACCATCCTcacgggcggcgaggacggcgtcatcCGCCTGTGGGACGTGGAGACTGGGAAGATTGTGCACGAGGCGAACGACCACAAGAAGCAGATCCAGCACCTCTCGCTCTCCGTCGACAAGACGCACTTCATCAGCGCGTCCCTGGACAAGACCGCGAAGCTCTTCGACTCCGAAACCCTGGAGTGCCTCAagacgtacgcggcggaTCGACCGGTGAACGCCGCCATCCTCTCGCCGATCCTCGACCACATCATCCTGGGTGGTGGCCaggacgcgatggcggtgaCCACGACCCACTCCAAGGCTGGCAAGTTCGACTCCAAGATCTTCTACAAGATctacgaggaggagatcggcGGGATCCGCGGGCACTTCGGGCCCatcaacgcgctcgcgtggcACCCGGATGGCCGCTCGTTCACGTCgggtggcgaggacggcTACGTCCGCATCCACCACTTTGACAACGACTACTTCCGCATCAAGTAA